The proteins below come from a single Acidovorax sp. NCPPB 4044 genomic window:
- a CDS encoding RNA-binding domain-containing protein, producing METTELIDLLSRGEDSRQQFKTDINNADALAAEIVAFSNTAGGRIFIGVNDDGSVRGLSGADVARLNMLIANVASQVVRPAVNPLTENVPHPAGTVLVLSIAEGVNKPYMDKNGAIWVKNGSDKRRATSREELQRLFQQAGLVHADETPVAGLSAGDVDMPYFETFFEQQFGEPLAQHNQPLPQLLTNMNLMNQGQLNVAGGLLFAKSPHYALPAFVVKAVAFVGTQIEDERYIDSRDIVGKLADVFQQTLGFIVANTRAAQGEQGFNSQGQPEIPRIVWEELVANALIHRDYFVSAPIRVLVFADRVEIISPGHLPNNLTIENIKAGNSNMRNPILASFAAKLLPYRGLGSGLLRSLRAWPQIELIDDRAGNLFKAIVARPSVLELAGGS from the coding sequence ATGGAAACCACAGAGCTGATCGACCTGCTCAGCCGGGGCGAGGACAGTCGGCAGCAGTTCAAGACGGACATCAACAACGCCGACGCCTTGGCAGCAGAGATCGTTGCCTTCAGCAACACCGCTGGTGGTCGCATCTTCATTGGGGTGAACGACGACGGTTCGGTGCGCGGTCTATCCGGCGCCGACGTTGCTCGTCTCAACATGCTCATCGCCAACGTGGCCTCGCAGGTCGTGCGTCCCGCCGTGAACCCGCTCACGGAAAACGTGCCCCACCCGGCAGGCACGGTGCTGGTGCTCTCCATCGCTGAAGGCGTCAACAAGCCCTACATGGACAAGAACGGCGCGATTTGGGTGAAGAACGGCTCGGACAAGCGCCGCGCCACCTCGCGCGAGGAATTGCAGCGCCTGTTCCAGCAGGCGGGTTTGGTGCACGCCGACGAAACGCCCGTAGCGGGCTTGAGCGCGGGCGATGTGGACATGCCCTATTTCGAAACCTTCTTCGAGCAGCAATTCGGTGAGCCGCTCGCCCAGCATAACCAGCCGCTGCCGCAGTTGCTGACCAATATGAACCTGATGAACCAGGGGCAGCTCAACGTGGCGGGCGGTCTGCTGTTCGCCAAATCACCGCACTACGCGCTACCCGCCTTCGTCGTCAAGGCCGTCGCCTTTGTCGGCACCCAGATTGAGGACGAACGCTACATCGACAGCCGCGACATCGTCGGCAAGCTGGCCGACGTGTTCCAGCAGACGCTGGGCTTTATCGTCGCTAACACCCGCGCCGCGCAGGGCGAGCAGGGCTTCAACTCCCAGGGGCAGCCTGAGATTCCCCGCATCGTCTGGGAAGAACTGGTCGCCAACGCCCTTATTCACCGCGACTACTTCGTCAGCGCGCCGATCCGCGTACTGGTCTTCGCGGATCGTGTCGAGATCATCAGCCCTGGCCACCTGCCCAACAACCTGACTATCGAGAACATCAAGGCCGGCAACTCCAATATGCGCAACCCCATCCTGGCGTCCTTTGCCGCCAAGCTCCTGCCTTATCGCGGATTGGGTAGCGGCCTGCTGCGCTCACTGAGGGCATGGCCGCAGATCGAACTCATCGATGATCGGGCCGGCAACCTGTTCAAGGCTATCGTGGCGCGTCCCAGTGTGCTGGAGCTAGCCGGAGGTTCTTGA
- a CDS encoding transcriptional regulator: MKLHEENEPFFITEGMAAEMAAAGYEFKPPGHARTKSVRDLYGWQPGETLEEAIARHQRRQCSSS, from the coding sequence ATGAAACTGCACGAAGAGAACGAACCGTTCTTCATCACTGAGGGCATGGCCGCCGAGATGGCTGCTGCCGGCTACGAGTTCAAGCCTCCTGGCCATGCCAGAACGAAGAGCGTCCGCGATCTGTACGGATGGCAGCCCGGGGAGACTCTGGAAGAGGCCATTGCCCGGCACCAGCGCAGGCAGTGTTCATCCTCTTGA
- a CDS encoding tyrosine-type recombinase/integrase yields the protein MLTDTALRNLKPKSLTYKASDRDGMYVTVSPTGTVTFRFDYRLNGRRETLTIGRYGPAGISLGMAREKLLDAKKAVAQGKSPAHEKQREKRRLTAAKNFGDMTAQWLAGARMADSTRAMRKSIVDRDILPAFQNRLLNEITADDLRALCGKVKGRGAPATAVHVRDIVKQVYAFAMLHGEKVDNPAADVGAASIATFVPKDRALSPLEIRLMSRQMESVATYPTIRLALRMILLTLVRKSELIEATWDEVDFENATWTIPKQRMKGRNPHVVYLSRQALDILVALHTCAAGSKFVLPSRYDSDRCMSHATLNRVTQIVAQRAKAAGLPLEPFTVHDLRRTGSTLLNEIGFNRDWIEKCLAHEEGRSSRSIYNKAEYAEQRRHMLQEWASMVDAWIDGQTYVPKLMPEHVVVPVLSSLA from the coding sequence ATGCTTACCGACACCGCGCTGCGCAATTTGAAGCCTAAGTCATTGACTTATAAGGCTTCTGACCGGGATGGGATGTACGTGACGGTATCGCCCACCGGTACCGTCACCTTCCGCTTCGATTACCGTCTCAACGGCCGCCGCGAGACCCTGACCATCGGCCGCTACGGGCCGGCGGGCATTTCGCTGGGGATGGCCCGTGAAAAGCTGCTGGACGCCAAGAAGGCCGTCGCCCAGGGCAAGTCTCCGGCGCACGAGAAACAGCGCGAGAAGCGCCGCCTGACCGCCGCCAAAAACTTCGGCGACATGACCGCCCAGTGGCTGGCCGGTGCACGGATGGCCGACAGCACGCGAGCGATGCGCAAGAGCATCGTCGATCGGGACATCCTGCCAGCGTTCCAGAACCGCCTGCTCAACGAAATCACCGCCGATGACTTGCGCGCCTTGTGCGGCAAGGTGAAGGGGAGGGGCGCCCCGGCCACCGCGGTGCATGTCCGCGACATCGTGAAGCAGGTCTATGCCTTCGCCATGCTGCATGGGGAGAAGGTGGACAACCCGGCGGCCGACGTGGGCGCGGCCTCGATTGCGACCTTCGTACCCAAGGACCGTGCCTTGTCGCCGTTGGAGATCCGTTTGATGTCGCGGCAGATGGAGTCGGTAGCCACGTATCCGACCATCCGCTTGGCGCTGCGCATGATCCTGCTGACGCTGGTGCGCAAGAGCGAGCTGATCGAGGCCACCTGGGATGAGGTTGATTTCGAGAACGCGACCTGGACCATTCCGAAGCAGCGGATGAAAGGGCGCAATCCGCATGTGGTCTACCTGTCGCGCCAGGCGTTGGACATCCTGGTGGCGCTGCATACCTGCGCGGCTGGCTCGAAATTCGTGCTGCCGTCGCGCTATGACTCCGACCGCTGCATGTCCCACGCGACCCTCAACCGGGTCACTCAGATCGTGGCGCAGCGGGCCAAGGCTGCAGGTCTGCCTCTGGAGCCGTTCACCGTCCATGATCTGCGCCGCACGGGCTCGACGCTGCTCAACGAGATCGGGTTCAACCGCGACTGGATCGAGAAGTGCCTTGCGCACGAGGAGGGGCGTTCTTCGCGCTCGATTTACAACAAGGCCGAATACGCCGAACAGCGGCGCCACATGCTGCAGGAGTGGGCCAGCATGGTCGATGCCTGGATCGACGGGCAGACCTACGTTCCAAAGCTGATGCCGGAGCACGTGGTCGTGCCGGTGTTGAGTTCGTTGGCCTGA
- a CDS encoding helix-turn-helix transcriptional regulator: MEYTFTLKYQLADDDRDPGALVERLGEAGCDDALVGIGQPGRLALEFTREADSADAAVRSALADVRRAAPSARLIEVAPDLVGLTDVADIVGVSRQNMRKLMLAHPGSFPAPVHEGSASIWHLADVLAWLQAKGSYSLAKDVLEVSRAALEVNVAKEGRRLSRSASKELEALVG, translated from the coding sequence ATGGAATACACCTTCACCTTGAAATACCAGCTCGCCGATGATGACCGCGACCCGGGTGCGCTGGTCGAGCGCTTGGGCGAAGCCGGCTGCGACGATGCCCTGGTCGGCATCGGGCAGCCGGGGCGGCTCGCGCTCGAGTTCACCCGCGAGGCGGACAGTGCGGACGCGGCCGTGCGCAGCGCGCTGGCGGATGTGCGGCGCGCCGCGCCGTCGGCCAGACTGATCGAGGTCGCGCCGGATTTGGTCGGGCTGACCGATGTAGCCGACATCGTGGGCGTGTCGCGGCAGAACATGCGCAAGCTGATGCTGGCCCATCCGGGCAGCTTCCCGGCCCCGGTGCATGAAGGCAGTGCGTCGATCTGGCACTTAGCGGATGTGTTGGCCTGGCTGCAAGCCAAGGGCAGCTACTCGCTGGCCAAGGACGTTCTGGAGGTGTCGCGCGCGGCCTTGGAGGTCAATGTGGCCAAGGAGGGGCGGCGCCTATCGCGCTCGGCTTCCAAGGAGTTGGAAGCTCTCGTTGGATGA
- a CDS encoding helix-turn-helix transcriptional regulator: MRPQPVSLPLPGSNAYGDLPQFPKHGALPFRRSIRRHELRQIVPLAETTIYEMERRGEFPRRFNLTPRCVVWDLAEVEAWIEERKQAPRICAAKPDVHLRRKRPVRAGSGQE, encoded by the coding sequence ATGCGCCCGCAACCCGTCTCGCTTCCCTTGCCCGGCTCGAACGCCTACGGCGATCTCCCGCAGTTCCCGAAACACGGCGCGCTGCCATTTCGTCGCAGCATCCGCCGTCATGAGCTGCGGCAGATCGTCCCTCTGGCCGAAACGACGATCTACGAAATGGAGCGCCGCGGCGAGTTTCCAAGGCGCTTCAATCTGACGCCGCGCTGCGTGGTGTGGGACCTGGCCGAAGTGGAGGCCTGGATCGAGGAGCGCAAGCAGGCCCCTCGCATCTGTGCCGCCAAGCCGGATGTCCACCTACGAAGAAAACGCCCTGTTCGGGCGGGTTCCGGTCAGGAATGA